A portion of the Acidimicrobiales bacterium genome contains these proteins:
- the uppS gene encoding polyprenyl diphosphate synthase — protein MWDTPVITTTLDQLDREALPAHVAIVMDGNGRWANQRDLPRTAGHEAGEEALFDVVDGAIDLGLRWLTIYAFSTENWRRPAGEVRFLLNFNRKILRGRVDELHERGVRVRFVGRRDRKLPPGVLKDMVAAEKKTASNAGLTINVAFNYGGRAEIVDAVRAIVASGVAPDDVDESLVAAHLYAPDVPDPDLVIRTSGEYRLSNFLIWEVAYSEMVFSDVLWPDFRREHLFGAIADFQRRSRRFGGVAAS, from the coding sequence GTGTGGGACACTCCGGTCATCACGACGACGCTCGATCAACTCGACCGGGAGGCACTCCCGGCCCATGTCGCAATCGTCATGGACGGGAACGGACGCTGGGCCAACCAGCGGGATCTGCCGCGCACGGCCGGCCACGAGGCGGGGGAGGAGGCACTCTTCGACGTGGTCGACGGTGCCATCGACCTGGGACTGCGGTGGTTGACCATCTACGCCTTCTCGACCGAGAACTGGCGGCGACCCGCCGGCGAGGTCAGGTTCCTGCTCAACTTCAACCGCAAGATCCTGCGCGGTCGCGTCGACGAACTCCATGAACGGGGTGTCCGGGTGCGCTTCGTCGGTCGCCGCGACCGCAAGCTCCCACCCGGCGTCCTCAAGGACATGGTCGCGGCGGAGAAGAAGACGGCTTCCAACGCCGGTCTCACGATCAACGTCGCGTTCAACTACGGGGGACGCGCCGAGATCGTCGACGCGGTGCGGGCCATCGTCGCGTCGGGCGTCGCGCCCGATGACGTCGACGAGTCGCTGGTCGCCGCCCATCTGTATGCGCCCGACGTGCCCGATCCCGACCTGGTGATCCGTACTTCGGGGGAGTACCGCCTGTCGAACTTCCTCATCTGGGAGGTGGCGTACTCCGAGATGGTGTTCTCCGACGTGTTGTGGCCCGACTTCCGTCGGGAGCACCTGTTCGGCGCCATCGCGGACTTCCAACGCCGTTCACGACGTTTCGGCGGCGTCGCCGCATCGTGA